The proteins below come from a single Agromyces flavus genomic window:
- a CDS encoding ABC transporter ATP-binding protein, translating into MSGEQPGAEPILSIRNLFGRIAGQQVVEDVTFDVPATGVTALLGRNGVGKTSTIKSVLGLIDRSGEVRLAGERIDRLPTHRIVQRGVAYVPEDREVFGTLTVAENLRLAERDRMPRRDVVASLFPDLQARLEQRAGTLSGGQQQMVSLARALVNENRLLLVDEPTKGLAPRIVDEVADALAEAARTTPILLVEQNLLVVRRLADRVVVLSSGRVVFTGSADELLDDHDRVQRYLGVHDEREAA; encoded by the coding sequence ATGAGCGGCGAACAGCCCGGTGCCGAGCCCATCCTCAGCATCCGCAACCTCTTCGGCCGCATCGCCGGCCAGCAGGTCGTCGAGGACGTCACCTTCGACGTCCCGGCGACGGGCGTCACCGCGCTCCTCGGCCGCAACGGCGTCGGCAAGACCTCGACGATCAAGTCGGTGCTCGGCCTCATCGACCGATCGGGCGAGGTCCGCCTCGCGGGCGAGCGCATCGACCGCCTGCCCACGCACCGCATCGTGCAACGCGGCGTGGCCTACGTGCCCGAGGACCGCGAGGTGTTCGGCACGCTCACGGTCGCCGAGAACCTCCGGCTGGCCGAACGCGACCGGATGCCGCGACGCGACGTCGTGGCATCCCTGTTCCCCGACCTGCAGGCCCGCCTCGAGCAGCGCGCCGGCACGCTCTCGGGCGGCCAGCAGCAGATGGTCTCGCTCGCCCGCGCCCTCGTGAACGAGAACCGGCTCCTGCTGGTTGACGAGCCCACCAAGGGCCTCGCCCCGCGCATCGTCGACGAGGTCGCCGACGCGCTCGCCGAGGCCGCGCGCACCACGCCGATCCTCCTCGTCGAGCAGAACCTCCTGGTGGTGCGTCGCCTCGCCGATCGGGTCGTCGTGCTCTCGTCGGGTCGCGTCGTGTTCACCGGATCGGCCGACGAGCTCCTCGACGACCACGACCGCGTGCAGCGCTACCTCGGCGTGCACGACGAGCGGGAGGCCGCCTGA
- a CDS encoding ABC transporter ATP-binding protein, producing MTDHVALELEHVTLRIGGALLLKDVSLAVPEGEMLGVIGPNGAGKTTLFNVASGVLRPTEGAVRLGGTDVTRHPVHRRAAAGLGRTFQTSSLFPALDVLENVRLAAQAREGRAASVFRTPRRTDAATRRAAAALEEVGMAHRAGATASGLAHGEKRKVEIAMLIAMEPRVILLDEPMAGVGSADVPALTEVIRGLHRGGRTVLMVEHHMDVVLGLADRVAVMHHGELLAADSPEAVMANPTVQSAYLGSAA from the coding sequence ATGACCGACCACGTCGCGCTCGAGCTCGAGCACGTCACCCTCCGCATCGGCGGGGCGCTCCTGCTCAAGGACGTCTCCCTCGCGGTGCCCGAGGGCGAGATGCTCGGCGTCATCGGCCCGAACGGCGCCGGCAAGACGACGCTGTTCAACGTCGCCTCGGGGGTCCTCCGCCCGACGGAGGGGGCGGTCCGGCTCGGCGGCACGGACGTCACCCGTCATCCGGTGCATCGACGTGCCGCCGCAGGGCTGGGTCGCACGTTCCAGACGTCGAGCCTGTTCCCGGCGCTCGACGTGCTCGAGAACGTGCGGCTCGCCGCCCAGGCCCGTGAGGGCCGCGCGGCATCCGTGTTCCGCACCCCACGGCGCACGGATGCCGCCACCCGGCGCGCGGCCGCGGCGCTCGAGGAGGTCGGCATGGCCCATCGCGCGGGCGCGACCGCCTCGGGTCTCGCGCACGGCGAGAAGCGGAAGGTCGAGATCGCGATGCTCATCGCGATGGAGCCCCGCGTGATCCTCCTCGACGAGCCCATGGCGGGCGTCGGCTCGGCCGACGTCCCCGCCCTCACCGAGGTGATCCGCGGGCTCCACCGCGGTGGCCGCACCGTGCTCATGGTCGAGCACCACATGGACGTCGTCCTCGGCCTCGCCGACCGGGTCGCCGTCATGCACCACGGCGAGCTGCTCGCCGCCGATTCCCCGGAGGCCGTCATGGCGAACCCCACCGTGCAGTCCGCGTACCTCGGCAGCGCCGCATGA
- a CDS encoding substrate-binding domain-containing protein, which yields MRVTPKYLAPALVAAAATAITLAGCAPTTAGGGGDADEADAAPVAIGMITSQTGPLAAYGEAYTAGFEAGLDYATEGTGEVDGRELDITWEDDQGNPDTAVAKAKDLIGQGTKVLAGTVVSGIATSLAEQAAQNEILYISGPAATDAITGVNDYTFRSGRQTYQDVATAGTFIGDPEGKKVVVFAQDTAFGQGNLAGVQAVLGGQGATVEGVLVAEDATEFTPFAQQLVSAQPDLIFVAWAGASSGAMWTALEQQGVFDAAPVVTGLGDVATYQAYGDASGNISFLNHYFGGAGGTDVEEAMIAHLEENGAEPDLFSVDGFVAAQMIVQAVREGGDDVESMIDALEGWSFESVKGEVTVRAEDHALIQPMYQVSLVEGDAGWEPELVETIDAETVAPPVVD from the coding sequence ATGCGAGTTACACCGAAGTACCTCGCGCCGGCGCTCGTCGCCGCCGCGGCCACGGCCATCACGCTGGCCGGTTGCGCACCGACCACCGCGGGCGGGGGAGGCGACGCCGACGAGGCGGACGCCGCACCCGTCGCGATCGGCATGATCACCTCGCAGACCGGGCCGCTCGCGGCCTACGGCGAGGCCTACACCGCCGGCTTCGAGGCCGGCCTCGACTACGCCACCGAGGGCACCGGCGAGGTCGACGGTCGTGAGCTCGACATCACGTGGGAGGACGACCAGGGCAACCCCGACACCGCGGTCGCCAAGGCCAAGGACCTCATCGGCCAGGGCACGAAGGTGCTCGCCGGCACCGTGGTCTCCGGCATCGCGACCTCGCTCGCCGAGCAGGCGGCGCAGAACGAGATCCTCTACATCTCGGGCCCGGCCGCCACCGACGCGATCACGGGCGTCAACGACTACACGTTCCGCTCGGGTCGCCAGACCTACCAGGACGTCGCGACCGCCGGTACCTTCATCGGCGACCCCGAGGGCAAGAAGGTCGTCGTCTTCGCGCAGGACACCGCCTTCGGCCAGGGCAACCTCGCCGGCGTGCAGGCCGTGCTCGGCGGGCAGGGCGCGACCGTCGAGGGCGTGCTCGTCGCCGAGGACGCGACCGAGTTCACCCCCTTCGCGCAGCAGCTCGTCTCGGCGCAGCCCGACCTCATCTTCGTCGCGTGGGCGGGCGCCTCGTCGGGCGCGATGTGGACCGCGCTGGAGCAGCAGGGCGTCTTCGACGCCGCGCCCGTCGTCACGGGACTCGGCGACGTCGCGACGTACCAGGCGTACGGCGATGCGTCGGGGAACATCTCGTTCCTCAACCACTACTTCGGCGGGGCCGGCGGCACCGACGTCGAGGAGGCGATGATCGCCCACCTCGAGGAGAACGGCGCCGAGCCCGACCTCTTCTCGGTCGACGGCTTCGTGGCCGCGCAGATGATCGTGCAGGCCGTGCGCGAGGGCGGTGACGACGTCGAGTCGATGATCGACGCGCTCGAGGGCTGGTCGTTCGAGTCGGTGAAGGGCGAGGTCACGGTGCGAGCCGAGGACCACGCGCTCATCCAGCCGATGTACCAGGTCTCGCTCGTCGAGGGCGACGCCGGGTGGGAGCCCGAGCTCGTCGAGACCATCGACGCCGAGACCGTCGCGCCGCCGGTCGTCGACTAG
- a CDS encoding acetyl-CoA C-acetyltransferase — MSFPDVVLVAGARTPFGRIMGNLAARSAVELGTVAIRGAIEKAGISPDDVDAVIMGQVLQAGAGQNPAKQSAVAAGIPWRVPATTINKVCLSGLVAIADAARLIRLGEARVVVAGGQESMTNAPHVLPSSRKGHLYGGIELVDVTAHDGLTDAFDHESMGASTERFNERYGLGRAEQDEIAAASHVRAGAAQAEGLFDAEIVPVEIPQRKGDPVVVSGDEGVRPDSTVETLGKLRPAFAEGGAITAGNSSPISDGAAAVVVADRAWAEERGLPWLALIGASGQVAGPDNSLHSQPSNAIAAALERDGWTASDLDLVEINEAFAAVSLQSMKDLALDREKVNVHGGAIALGHPIGASGARLALHAALELSRRGGGKAAVALCGGGGQGEALLLSR, encoded by the coding sequence ATGAGCTTTCCCGACGTCGTCCTGGTCGCCGGAGCCCGCACCCCGTTCGGCCGGATCATGGGCAACCTCGCCGCGCGCTCGGCCGTCGAGCTCGGCACCGTGGCGATCCGCGGTGCCATCGAGAAGGCCGGCATCTCCCCCGACGACGTGGATGCGGTCATCATGGGCCAGGTGCTCCAGGCCGGCGCGGGCCAGAACCCCGCCAAGCAGTCCGCCGTCGCGGCCGGCATCCCGTGGCGCGTGCCCGCGACGACCATCAACAAGGTCTGCCTGTCCGGCCTCGTGGCGATCGCGGATGCCGCGCGGCTGATCCGCCTCGGCGAGGCGCGGGTCGTCGTGGCCGGCGGCCAGGAGTCGATGACCAACGCGCCGCACGTGCTGCCCTCGTCCCGCAAGGGCCACCTGTACGGCGGGATCGAACTCGTCGACGTCACCGCGCACGACGGCCTGACCGACGCGTTCGACCACGAGTCGATGGGCGCGTCGACCGAGCGCTTCAACGAGCGGTACGGCCTCGGCCGCGCCGAACAGGACGAGATCGCCGCGGCGTCGCACGTGCGAGCCGGAGCGGCCCAGGCCGAGGGGCTCTTCGACGCCGAGATCGTGCCCGTCGAGATCCCGCAGCGCAAGGGCGACCCGGTCGTCGTCTCGGGCGACGAGGGCGTGCGGCCCGACTCGACCGTCGAGACGCTCGGCAAGCTGCGTCCCGCCTTCGCCGAGGGCGGTGCGATCACCGCCGGCAACTCGTCGCCGATCTCCGACGGCGCGGCCGCGGTCGTGGTCGCCGACCGCGCGTGGGCCGAGGAGCGCGGGCTGCCGTGGCTGGCGCTCATCGGAGCCTCCGGCCAGGTCGCCGGGCCCGACAACTCGCTGCACTCGCAGCCGTCGAACGCCATCGCCGCGGCGCTCGAGCGCGACGGCTGGACGGCGTCCGACCTCGACCTCGTCGAGATCAACGAGGCGTTCGCCGCCGTGTCGCTGCAGTCGATGAAGGACCTCGCACTCGACCGCGAGAAGGTCAACGTCCACGGCGGCGCGATCGCGCTCGGCCACCCGATCGGCGCGTCCGGAGCGCGGCTCGCGCTGCACGCCGCGCTCGAGCTCTCCCGACGAGGCGGTGGCAAGGCGGCCGTCGCCCTCTGCGGCGGCGGCGGGCAGGGCGAGGCGCTGCTGCTCTCGCGCTAG
- a CDS encoding low temperature requirement protein A, giving the protein MSETTTRRGGAPSVTGLDHRLRRMTARNPDEPHRTATPLELFFDLVFVAAFSQAGNQTAHLLELGHFASATFAFVFAAFAISWAWINYAWFASAYDNDDVFFRVATMMQMIGVIVLALGLPETFRSIDEGGELRNGIVVIGYIIMRVAVLALWIRAAMHDPEHRRTAIAYVVLISISQIGWIALLVMNLPLDRVFVLWLVLVAFELAGPIIAERIGGRTPWHAHHIAERYGLLVIITLGEIVLGTIVAISAVVEEQGWDLEAVLVTVGGTMLAFGLWWVYFIMPSAKVLARHRERGWMWGYGHIVLFGALAATGAGLHVAAYVIEGVAHIDDSLALLTVVVPVSVFSVALFTLYTLLLREFDPFHILLFVGSIVPLVVAAWLVAAGASIGTGIVIAAFSPIVVAVGYETIGHRHQAAALERALA; this is encoded by the coding sequence ATGAGCGAGACCACGACCCGACGTGGCGGTGCGCCATCCGTCACCGGACTCGATCACCGGCTGCGACGGATGACGGCCCGGAACCCCGACGAGCCGCACCGGACCGCCACGCCGCTGGAACTCTTCTTCGACCTCGTGTTCGTCGCGGCCTTCAGCCAGGCCGGCAACCAGACCGCCCACCTCCTCGAGCTCGGGCACTTCGCGTCCGCCACCTTCGCGTTCGTGTTCGCGGCGTTCGCGATCTCGTGGGCGTGGATCAACTACGCCTGGTTCGCGTCGGCGTACGACAACGACGACGTGTTCTTCCGCGTCGCCACCATGATGCAGATGATCGGCGTCATCGTGCTGGCGCTGGGGCTTCCCGAGACGTTCCGCTCGATCGACGAGGGCGGCGAGCTCCGGAACGGCATCGTGGTCATCGGCTACATCATCATGCGCGTCGCCGTGCTGGCGCTCTGGATCCGTGCGGCGATGCACGATCCCGAACACCGGCGCACGGCGATCGCCTACGTCGTGCTCATCTCGATCTCGCAGATCGGCTGGATCGCGCTCCTGGTGATGAACCTCCCGCTCGACCGGGTCTTCGTCCTGTGGCTCGTGCTCGTCGCGTTCGAGCTGGCCGGGCCGATCATCGCCGAGCGGATCGGCGGCCGAACGCCCTGGCACGCGCACCACATCGCAGAGCGGTACGGCCTGCTCGTCATCATCACGCTCGGCGAGATCGTGCTCGGCACGATCGTGGCGATCTCGGCGGTCGTCGAGGAGCAGGGCTGGGACCTCGAGGCCGTGCTCGTGACCGTCGGCGGCACGATGCTGGCCTTCGGACTGTGGTGGGTGTACTTCATCATGCCGTCGGCCAAGGTGCTCGCCCGGCATCGCGAACGCGGCTGGATGTGGGGCTACGGCCACATCGTGCTCTTCGGTGCGCTCGCCGCCACGGGCGCGGGCCTGCACGTCGCGGCGTACGTCATCGAGGGGGTCGCGCACATCGACGATTCGCTCGCGCTGCTCACGGTCGTCGTGCCCGTCAGCGTGTTCTCGGTGGCGCTCTTCACGCTCTACACGCTGCTGCTTCGCGAGTTCGATCCGTTCCACATCCTGCTGTTCGTCGGCAGCATCGTGCCGCTCGTGGTGGCGGCCTGGCTGGTCGCGGCCGGCGCCAGCATCGGCACCGGGATCGTGATCGCGGCCTTCTCGCCGATCGTGGTCGCGGTCGGCTACGAGACGATCGGGCACCGGCACCAGGCGGCGGCGCTCGAGCGCGCGCTCGCCTGA
- a CDS encoding SHOCT domain-containing protein, with amino-acid sequence MLTTLAAATVATHAGPWAAGYGWLFFLVPVFWILLIGLVVFLITRGRRRAWADGAYGPPWARGASAESTLAERYAKGDIDETEYRARLEVLRANRPNA; translated from the coding sequence ATGCTCACGACACTCGCCGCCGCCACGGTGGCCACCCACGCCGGACCCTGGGCGGCCGGGTACGGCTGGCTCTTCTTCCTGGTTCCGGTGTTCTGGATCCTGCTCATCGGCCTCGTCGTGTTCCTCATCACGCGCGGTCGTCGCCGGGCGTGGGCGGATGGCGCGTACGGGCCGCCGTGGGCGCGCGGCGCGTCCGCCGAGTCCACCCTGGCCGAACGCTACGCCAAGGGCGACATCGACGAGACCGAGTACCGCGCGCGACTCGAGGTGCTGCGCGCGAACCGGCCGAACGCCTAG
- a CDS encoding response regulator translates to MIRVALADDQVLVRAGFRALLEAEPDIEVVGEASTGEELLALVRATPPDVVLMDIRMPGGDGLWATERIAADPTLDGVHVVVVTTFELDEYVARAVRAGASGFLVKDTEPVDLIRAVRVAAAGDALLSPGVTRRLLERMSTGLREPDASRLTALTDREREVLRLVGQGLTNDEIAGRLILSPLTAKTHVSRIMAKLHARDRVQLVVVAYESGLVSPGWQ, encoded by the coding sequence ATGATCCGCGTGGCACTCGCCGACGACCAGGTGCTGGTTCGCGCCGGCTTCCGGGCGCTGCTCGAAGCCGAACCCGACATCGAGGTCGTGGGCGAGGCCTCGACCGGCGAAGAGCTGCTCGCGCTCGTCCGCGCGACGCCGCCCGACGTCGTGCTCATGGACATCCGGATGCCGGGCGGCGACGGGCTGTGGGCCACGGAGCGGATCGCCGCCGACCCGACCCTCGACGGCGTGCACGTCGTCGTCGTCACGACGTTCGAGCTCGACGAGTACGTCGCGCGGGCCGTGCGGGCCGGGGCGAGCGGGTTCCTCGTGAAGGACACCGAGCCGGTCGACCTCATCCGGGCCGTGCGCGTCGCCGCGGCGGGCGACGCGCTCCTCTCGCCGGGCGTCACGCGCCGGCTGCTCGAGCGCATGTCGACGGGCCTGCGCGAGCCGGACGCATCCCGCCTGACGGCGCTCACCGACCGCGAGCGCGAGGTGCTGCGGCTCGTGGGCCAGGGCCTCACGAACGACGAGATCGCGGGCCGCCTCATCCTAAGCCCGCTCACGGCGAAGACGCATGTCTCGCGCATCATGGCGAAGCTGCACGCACGCGACCGCGTGCAGCTCGTCGTGGTCGCCTACGAGTCGGGGCTCGTCTCGCCCGGCTGGCAGTAG
- a CDS encoding sensor histidine kinase, whose product MPASPWDGPPHWDGRPERFRPSPTFTLLAPVVVCLLVQVPAAIGIAAWLHVGWAAGLGQVALAAAGPLALLGSRRAPGPTVAVVSALALVDLLSGPDVGPPYLALAFAIVLAVARGALVWAVVSVVAAWVAALSLGSTLGVSWHPFRIALTTALLAACFGIGAFVRVRRERAAAYRAEAVRRRRTAEERERVRIARELHDVIGHALSQINVQASVGLHLMERDPGQARTALEHIKTTSKTALEEVRSVLGVIRGDADAPLAPLAELAELPRLAEGLRSPGFEVELVDRIEDPPGRAVQFAAYRIAQEALTNVVRHAGATKAAVTVQRLGDELRLTVDDDGHGLQGAEEGSGILGMRERAALLGGSVELDRSPRGGTRLTARLPWGATA is encoded by the coding sequence ATGCCCGCGTCACCGTGGGACGGACCGCCCCACTGGGACGGTCGGCCCGAGCGCTTCCGTCCATCGCCGACGTTCACGCTCCTCGCGCCCGTGGTGGTCTGCCTCCTCGTGCAGGTTCCCGCGGCGATCGGCATCGCGGCGTGGCTGCACGTTGGCTGGGCCGCCGGACTCGGCCAGGTCGCCCTCGCGGCCGCCGGACCCCTCGCGCTGCTCGGCTCCCGTCGCGCACCCGGACCGACCGTGGCGGTCGTCTCGGCACTCGCCCTCGTCGACCTGCTCTCCGGTCCCGATGTCGGGCCGCCGTACCTCGCGCTGGCCTTCGCCATCGTGCTCGCGGTCGCCCGTGGCGCGCTCGTGTGGGCCGTGGTCTCGGTGGTGGCCGCATGGGTCGCCGCACTGTCGCTCGGTTCGACGCTCGGCGTGTCGTGGCATCCGTTCCGCATCGCGCTCACGACCGCGCTCCTGGCCGCGTGCTTCGGCATCGGCGCGTTCGTCCGCGTCCGCCGCGAGCGTGCCGCCGCCTACCGCGCCGAGGCCGTCCGCCGCCGGCGCACCGCCGAGGAGCGCGAGCGGGTGCGCATCGCCCGCGAACTGCACGACGTGATCGGCCACGCGCTGTCGCAGATCAACGTCCAGGCGAGCGTCGGGCTGCACCTCATGGAGCGCGATCCCGGCCAGGCCAGGACCGCGCTCGAGCACATCAAGACCACCTCGAAGACGGCGCTCGAGGAGGTGCGCAGCGTGCTCGGCGTCATCCGCGGCGACGCCGACGCGCCGCTCGCGCCCCTGGCGGAGCTCGCCGAGCTGCCGCGGCTCGCGGAGGGCCTCCGCTCGCCCGGGTTCGAGGTGGAGCTCGTGGACCGGATCGAAGATCCTCCGGGCCGGGCCGTCCAGTTCGCGGCCTATCGGATCGCGCAGGAGGCCCTCACGAACGTCGTCCGCCACGCCGGAGCGACGAAGGCCGCGGTCACGGTCCAACGGCTCGGCGACGAGCTGCGCCTCACGGTCGACGACGACGGGCACGGCCTCCAGGGCGCCGAGGAGGGCAGCGGCATCCTCGGCATGCGCGAGCGCGCGGCGCTCCTGGGCGGCTCGGTCGAGCTCGACCGCTCGCCGCGCGGCGGAACGCGACTGACCGCCCGACTGCCGTGGGGAGCGACCGCATGA
- a CDS encoding M50 family metallopeptidase, which produces MDSVLAFVIGVAIIVVGLAVSIGLHEIGHLVPAKLFGVKVTQYMIGFGPTVWSKRKGETEYGVKAIPLGGYIAMIGMFPPAKGEAATAGSTSFFRGLVQDARDSSAESITPGDEDRAFYRLPVWKRIVVMFGGPFMNLVLAIVLFGVLLMGFGVAQASTTIGSVSECALPATSERQTCESGDPAAPGAEAGLQPGDTIVVVAGEPIDSWNESTAIIRDHPDEPIDMVVLRDGEEVTLEVTPLLSERYVTDERGQVVTDASGDPVTVQAGFVGIGPATETVRQPVTAVLPMVGENVQAVAGIIVNLPQRIVDVAEAAFGPEERDPNGPISVVGVGRVAGEIASLDEVPLASKAAGLVGILASLNIALFVFNLIPLLPLDGGHIAGALWEAIRRGWAKLRRRPDPGPVDLAKLMPLTFAVVVILGGMSALLIYADIVKPVSLL; this is translated from the coding sequence GTGGATTCCGTGCTCGCATTCGTGATCGGCGTCGCGATCATCGTCGTCGGCCTCGCCGTCTCGATCGGCCTGCACGAGATCGGGCACCTGGTGCCCGCGAAGCTGTTCGGCGTCAAGGTGACGCAGTACATGATCGGCTTCGGACCCACGGTCTGGTCGAAGCGGAAAGGCGAGACCGAGTACGGCGTCAAGGCGATCCCGCTCGGCGGGTACATCGCGATGATCGGCATGTTCCCGCCGGCCAAGGGCGAGGCCGCCACCGCCGGCAGCACGAGCTTCTTCCGCGGTCTCGTGCAGGACGCGCGCGACTCCAGCGCCGAGTCGATCACGCCCGGCGACGAGGACCGCGCGTTCTACCGCCTCCCGGTGTGGAAGCGTATCGTCGTGATGTTCGGCGGCCCCTTCATGAACCTGGTGCTCGCGATCGTGCTGTTCGGGGTGCTCCTCATGGGGTTCGGCGTCGCCCAGGCCTCGACGACCATCGGCAGCGTGTCCGAGTGCGCGCTGCCGGCCACGAGCGAGCGCCAGACCTGCGAGTCCGGCGACCCGGCCGCACCCGGCGCGGAGGCGGGACTGCAGCCCGGCGACACCATCGTGGTCGTCGCGGGCGAGCCCATCGACTCGTGGAACGAGTCCACCGCGATCATCCGCGACCACCCCGACGAGCCGATCGACATGGTCGTGCTCCGCGACGGCGAGGAGGTCACCCTCGAGGTCACGCCGTTGCTCAGCGAGCGGTACGTGACCGACGAGCGGGGCCAGGTCGTGACGGATGCCTCGGGCGACCCGGTCACCGTCCAGGCCGGCTTCGTCGGCATCGGTCCCGCGACCGAGACCGTGCGCCAGCCGGTGACGGCCGTGCTGCCCATGGTCGGCGAGAACGTGCAGGCGGTCGCGGGCATCATCGTCAACCTGCCCCAGCGCATCGTCGACGTGGCCGAGGCCGCCTTCGGCCCCGAGGAGCGCGACCCCAACGGTCCGATCTCGGTCGTGGGCGTCGGGCGCGTCGCCGGCGAGATCGCGAGCCTCGACGAGGTGCCGCTCGCGTCGAAGGCCGCCGGACTGGTCGGCATCCTCGCCTCGCTGAACATCGCCCTCTTCGTGTTCAACCTGATCCCGCTGCTTCCGCTCGACGGCGGGCACATCGCCGGAGCCCTGTGGGAGGCGATCCGCCGCGGCTGGGCGAAGCTGCGCCGTCGGCCCGATCCCGGCCCCGTCGACCTCGCCAAGCTCATGCCGCTGACGTTCGCGGTCGTCGTGATCCTCGGCGGCATGAGCGCCCTGCTGATCTACGCCGACATCGTCAAGCCCGTCTCGCTGTTGTGA